In Dermatophilus congolensis, a genomic segment contains:
- the efp gene encoding elongation factor P translates to MATTNDLKNGMVLVLDNQLWTVIEFQHVKPGKGPAFVRTKLKSVTSGKTVDKTFNAGTKVETSNVDKRSMQYLYKDGDDYVFMDGKTYDQLTVPGSVVGDAAKYMLENMEATVATHEGSVLFIELPASVELEITYTEPGLQGDRSTGGTKPATLETGAEIQVPLFLETGTRVKVDTRDGSYLSRVN, encoded by the coding sequence GTGGCAACGACGAACGATCTGAAAAACGGCATGGTGCTGGTGTTGGACAACCAGTTGTGGACTGTTATTGAGTTCCAGCACGTGAAGCCGGGTAAGGGTCCGGCTTTTGTCCGTACCAAGCTCAAGAGTGTGACGAGCGGTAAGACGGTCGATAAGACGTTTAACGCTGGCACGAAGGTCGAGACCAGCAATGTCGACAAGCGCTCGATGCAGTACTTGTACAAGGACGGCGACGACTACGTTTTCATGGATGGGAAAACGTATGACCAGTTGACGGTGCCGGGCAGCGTTGTTGGTGACGCGGCGAAGTACATGTTGGAGAACATGGAAGCCACGGTTGCTACGCATGAGGGTTCGGTGTTGTTTATTGAGCTTCCTGCGTCGGTGGAGTTGGAGATCACGTATACGGAGCCGGGTTTGCAGGGCGACCGGTCCACTGGTGGGACTAAGCCTGCGACGTTGGAGACGGGTGCTGAGATTCAGGTGCCGTTGTTCCTGGAGACCGGTACTCGTGTCAAGGTCGATACGCGTGATGGCTCGTACTTGAGCCGTGTGAACTGA
- the nusB gene encoding transcription antitermination factor NusB, producing the protein MSQSSSESVRSGSGAGKRSRSGKPGQGSGTSARSKARREALDILFEAEQRGKRPLEMLAERVAHPARVNPPRAFAAQIVEGVADHWAAIDDAISTYSQGWALDRLPAVDRAALRVGTWEVLYHDETPDGVAVAEAVALVADLSTDSSPSFVNGLLSRIVEVKSTLM; encoded by the coding sequence ATGTCGCAGAGCTCTTCGGAGTCTGTTCGCAGTGGTTCGGGGGCGGGTAAGCGTTCTCGTTCGGGTAAGCCTGGCCAGGGGTCGGGTACGTCTGCGCGCAGTAAGGCTCGTCGTGAGGCTTTGGATATTTTGTTTGAGGCTGAGCAGCGGGGTAAGCGTCCGTTGGAGATGCTGGCTGAGCGGGTGGCGCATCCGGCGCGGGTGAATCCTCCGCGTGCGTTTGCGGCGCAGATCGTCGAGGGTGTGGCTGATCATTGGGCTGCTATCGATGATGCTATTTCGACGTATTCGCAGGGTTGGGCGTTGGATCGTCTTCCGGCGGTTGATCGTGCTGCGTTGCGGGTCGGGACGTGGGAGGTTCTGTACCACGATGAGACACCTGATGGTGTTGCCGTGGCGGAGGCTGTTGCGTTGGTGGCTGATTTGTCGACGGATTCGTCTCCGAGCTTCGTGAATGGTTTGTTGAGTCGTATCGTCGAGGTGAAGTCCACGTTGATGTGA
- a CDS encoding LysR family transcriptional regulator has product MDIRQLRYFLAVSERKSLSSAARNLYVTQPTLTVAMKKLETDVRARLFVRTPGSGYELTEAGRRLYEEGSEIVRRVDAVVDEIRAMGQQSRPQLRVGLTVLFAVQHMPAISAFIAGHTDVEVTLVQSGSMQLQKALVADEIDVAIVSHPIVEPEITVLSLPEGAGSYRVSAVMRSDNPLAGRESVTFAQLRSERFCALSERFVLGRVLRSRAAEVGFTPAVVLQDDSWEVLLNAVRSLNAVALLPSEVEKMSVVEGLSWVPLDDKANRFPIGIATHGAAQRNGVVDEFVTMIRQCGRSAVLRSGVGDEVTG; this is encoded by the coding sequence GTGGATATTCGTCAGTTGCGCTATTTCCTTGCTGTGAGTGAGCGCAAGTCGTTGTCGAGTGCGGCGCGTAATTTGTATGTCACTCAGCCGACGTTGACGGTAGCAATGAAGAAGTTGGAGACGGATGTGCGGGCGAGGTTGTTTGTTCGTACTCCGGGGTCGGGGTATGAGCTGACGGAGGCGGGGCGGCGTTTGTATGAGGAGGGGTCGGAGATTGTGCGGCGGGTGGATGCGGTGGTGGATGAGATTCGGGCGATGGGGCAGCAGTCGCGTCCGCAGCTGCGGGTGGGGTTGACGGTGTTGTTTGCGGTGCAGCATATGCCGGCGATTTCGGCGTTTATTGCGGGGCACACCGATGTTGAAGTGACGTTGGTGCAGAGCGGTTCGATGCAGTTGCAGAAGGCTTTGGTGGCTGATGAGATCGATGTGGCGATTGTGAGTCACCCGATTGTGGAGCCGGAGATTACTGTGTTGTCTTTGCCTGAGGGGGCGGGGTCGTACAGGGTATCGGCGGTGATGCGTTCAGATAATCCGTTGGCGGGGCGGGAGTCGGTGACGTTTGCGCAGCTGCGTTCGGAGCGGTTTTGTGCGTTGTCGGAGCGGTTTGTGTTGGGGCGGGTGTTGCGTTCGCGTGCTGCGGAGGTGGGGTTTACACCTGCGGTGGTGTTGCAGGATGACAGTTGGGAGGTGCTGTTGAATGCGGTGCGTTCGTTGAATGCGGTGGCGTTGTTGCCTTCTGAAGTGGAGAAGATGTCGGTGGTTGAGGGGTTGTCGTGGGTGCCGTTGGACGATAAGGCAAACCGTTTTCCGATTGGTATTGCGACTCATGGCGCAGCGCAGCGCAATGGGGTGGTGGATGAGTTTGTCACGATGATTCGTCAGTGTGGGCGTTCGGCTGTGCTGCGCTCGGGGGTGGGGGATGAGGTTACGGGGTGA
- the buk gene encoding butyrate kinase gives MKHILAINPGATSTKIAVYNNTTELFREEITYDPHHFAHTTHVIDQLDTRANDIEKILRDRGENNFDAVVGRGGLIGPVAPGAITVDDTFEDIVRNRPTLQHASNLGGPLARIMAAAFGIPHAPAYVYDPVTVDEISDVARITGIAGIHRESIGHHLNMRAVAIDLANKLGKGYPNSDIIVVHIGGGSSASAHQHGTVIDFISDDEIQFSAERSGGLPLKTVTTLLNTMSVEEFTQLVRSRAGLRSHADTTDLRVLEDRIDNGDTHAALILEAMALNIAKAIGCLATTMKGFVDAIILTGGMAHSNRLCTLVAERTAFIAPLHPYPGEAEMAALAAGALRVLNGEEHAHTLTP, from the coding sequence ATGAAACACATCCTGGCTATCAACCCCGGAGCAACCTCCACCAAAATCGCCGTCTACAACAACACCACCGAACTCTTCCGCGAAGAAATCACCTACGACCCCCACCACTTCGCACACACCACCCATGTCATCGACCAACTCGACACCCGCGCCAACGACATCGAAAAAATCCTGCGCGACCGCGGCGAAAACAACTTCGACGCCGTCGTCGGCCGCGGCGGACTCATCGGCCCCGTCGCCCCCGGCGCCATCACCGTCGACGACACCTTCGAAGACATCGTCCGCAACCGCCCCACCCTCCAACACGCCTCCAACCTCGGCGGCCCCCTCGCCCGCATCATGGCAGCCGCCTTCGGTATCCCCCACGCCCCCGCCTACGTCTACGACCCCGTCACCGTCGACGAAATATCCGACGTCGCCCGCATCACCGGCATCGCAGGAATCCACCGCGAAAGCATCGGCCACCACCTCAACATGCGCGCCGTAGCCATCGACCTGGCCAACAAACTCGGCAAGGGCTACCCCAACAGCGACATCATCGTCGTCCACATCGGCGGCGGCAGCTCCGCCAGCGCCCACCAACACGGCACCGTCATCGACTTCATCTCCGACGACGAAATCCAATTCTCCGCCGAACGCTCCGGCGGCCTTCCCCTCAAAACCGTCACCACCCTCCTGAACACCATGAGCGTCGAAGAATTCACCCAACTCGTCCGCTCCCGAGCCGGACTACGCTCCCACGCCGACACCACCGACCTACGCGTCCTCGAAGACCGCATCGACAACGGCGACACCCACGCCGCCCTCATCCTCGAAGCCATGGCATTGAACATCGCCAAAGCAATCGGATGCCTAGCCACCACCATGAAAGGCTTCGTCGACGCCATCATCCTCACCGGAGGCATGGCCCACTCCAACCGCCTGTGCACACTCGTCGCCGAACGCACCGCATTCATCGCCCCACTACACCCCTACCCCGGCGAAGCAGAAATGGCCGCCCTCGCTGCCGGAGCCCTACGCGTACTCAACGGCGAAGAACACGCCCACACCCTCACCCCGTAA
- a CDS encoding phosphate acyltransferase: MSITMNDLINISQDSTTPAARVAVVKAADEHVLDSIIQATHKNLIHPTLIDEATSIEKTLAHRLTPDQYDLIDIAEDTHAANEGVRLARTGNADALMKGHISTGTFLKPVVDRETGIRTSPLLSHVMLVDNPTVGRIIAITDGGMVTVPREEDMMPLINHAVHIMRLLGQPHPKVALLSAAETPIPRLPSAELQTTFTTNHATNDITIEGPLSLDLALLPSHAEEKGWKGRIRGDASILLAPDIVSGNAVAKSLSMFGNGTMAGLVLGAAVPIILVSRSSSAQEKYLSIALARILGDHA, translated from the coding sequence GTGTCGATCACAATGAACGACCTCATCAACATCAGCCAAGACAGCACCACTCCCGCCGCCCGCGTCGCCGTCGTCAAAGCAGCCGACGAACACGTTCTCGACAGCATCATCCAAGCCACCCACAAAAACCTCATCCACCCCACCCTCATCGACGAGGCAACCAGCATCGAAAAAACACTCGCCCACCGCCTCACCCCCGACCAATACGACCTCATCGACATCGCCGAGGACACCCACGCCGCCAACGAAGGCGTCCGCCTAGCCCGCACCGGCAACGCCGACGCCCTCATGAAAGGGCACATCTCCACCGGCACATTCCTCAAACCCGTCGTCGACCGAGAAACCGGCATCCGCACCAGCCCCCTGCTATCCCACGTCATGCTCGTCGACAACCCCACCGTCGGACGCATCATCGCCATCACCGATGGCGGCATGGTCACCGTCCCCCGCGAAGAAGACATGATGCCCCTGATCAACCACGCCGTCCACATCATGCGACTCCTAGGCCAGCCTCACCCCAAAGTCGCCCTGCTCTCAGCCGCCGAAACCCCCATCCCCCGACTACCCTCCGCCGAACTTCAAACCACCTTCACCACCAACCACGCCACCAACGACATCACCATCGAAGGACCCCTATCCCTGGACCTAGCACTCCTGCCCAGCCACGCAGAAGAAAAAGGCTGGAAAGGCCGCATCCGCGGCGACGCCTCCATCCTCCTCGCCCCCGACATCGTCTCTGGCAACGCCGTAGCCAAATCCCTCAGCATGTTCGGCAACGGAACCATGGCCGGACTCGTCCTAGGCGCCGCCGTACCCATCATCCTCGTCTCACGTAGCTCATCCGCCCAAGAGAAATACCTCTCCATCGCCCTAGCACGCATCCTCGGAGACCACGCATGA
- the lpdA gene encoding dihydrolipoyl dehydrogenase, with the protein MVVGDFASETDVIVIGSGPGGYVAAIRAAQLGHNVVCVERDAIGGACLNVGCIPSKALIQAGHHYAASRTPDLFGVTNTETTLDFAATQRWKNEQVVGKLTRGVAGLLKKNKVEVVTGEAHFIDDHNIRVVFDDVYGQTYRFKHCIIATGSRPIEISSVPFGPRVLDSTGALNLPQVPNSLIMIGGGYIGMELASAYADFGTKVTILEGMDCVLNGFDHDLTQPVTQHMQAKGVQIITGAKATARSENDTCVTITYEHNGTTTEITADYAVVTVGRTPNTDGIGLDAIGLDMNEHGLINVDNQGRTSYPHIFAIGDVVAGAPLAHKASYEAKIAAEALSGDASAAVDYAAMPTVCYTTPEIATVGHTADTATAAGIETTSATFPLAANGRALSMNNPTGFVRLIAETTTGRLIGAHMVGPNVSELIGEVTLGIENLITLEDMALTIHAHPTTTEAIMDAAEIALGRPIHQ; encoded by the coding sequence ATGGTTGTCGGAGATTTCGCATCAGAAACAGACGTCATCGTCATCGGCTCAGGACCCGGCGGATACGTAGCCGCCATCCGTGCAGCCCAACTCGGTCACAACGTGGTGTGCGTTGAACGCGACGCCATCGGCGGAGCCTGCCTCAACGTCGGATGCATCCCCTCAAAAGCACTCATCCAAGCCGGGCACCACTACGCAGCCTCACGCACCCCCGACCTTTTCGGTGTCACCAACACCGAAACCACCTTGGACTTCGCCGCCACCCAACGCTGGAAAAACGAACAGGTCGTCGGCAAACTCACCCGCGGTGTGGCTGGACTACTGAAAAAAAACAAAGTCGAAGTGGTCACCGGTGAAGCCCACTTCATCGACGACCACAACATCCGCGTCGTCTTCGACGACGTCTACGGACAGACCTACCGGTTCAAACACTGCATCATCGCTACCGGATCGCGCCCCATCGAAATCAGCAGCGTCCCCTTCGGGCCACGCGTCCTAGACTCCACCGGCGCCCTCAACCTTCCCCAGGTCCCCAACTCCCTCATCATGATTGGCGGAGGCTACATCGGGATGGAACTCGCCAGCGCCTACGCCGACTTCGGCACCAAAGTCACCATCCTTGAAGGCATGGACTGCGTCCTGAACGGATTCGACCACGACCTCACCCAACCGGTGACACAACACATGCAAGCCAAAGGCGTCCAGATCATCACCGGCGCTAAAGCCACCGCAAGAAGCGAAAACGACACCTGCGTCACCATCACCTACGAACACAACGGCACCACCACCGAAATCACCGCCGACTACGCCGTCGTCACAGTAGGACGCACCCCCAACACCGACGGCATCGGCCTAGATGCCATCGGCCTGGACATGAACGAGCACGGCCTGATCAACGTCGATAACCAAGGCCGCACCTCATACCCACACATCTTCGCCATCGGCGACGTCGTCGCTGGCGCACCCCTGGCGCACAAAGCCAGCTACGAAGCAAAAATCGCCGCTGAAGCGCTCAGCGGCGACGCCAGCGCAGCAGTCGACTACGCCGCCATGCCCACCGTCTGCTACACCACCCCCGAAATCGCCACCGTCGGGCACACCGCGGACACCGCCACCGCCGCAGGCATCGAAACCACCAGCGCAACCTTCCCCCTGGCCGCCAACGGACGAGCCCTATCCATGAACAACCCCACCGGATTCGTCCGACTCATCGCCGAAACCACCACCGGACGCCTCATCGGCGCCCACATGGTCGGCCCCAACGTCTCAGAACTCATCGGCGAAGTCACCCTCGGCATAGAAAACCTCATCACCCTCGAAGACATGGCCCTGACCATCCACGCCCACCCCACCACCACCGAAGCCATCATGGACGCCGCAGAAATCGCGCTAGGGCGCCCCATCCACCAGTAA
- a CDS encoding dihydrolipoamide acetyltransferase family protein, whose protein sequence is MYQFTMPDIGEGTHETEITKWFVAEGDTITEDSILVEVESDKVVAELPCPVTGTITKLHVPQGQKALVGSVIADILTNDNTPTSGTPTPATTPTTTTPRPPASATTSSVDIRTLAVPGVRRYARSKGVDLTCITGSGNHGKITREDIDAYLANGASIQPATPAPTTKEKSTPAAESTPLPATVSSGQRREKMSAIRKAAARALTEVVTTVPVVTILDRVEVSALVAHRNRLKDTAATRKAKLTYTPYIVKACVAMLKKNPLMNGRVDMAAGEFIYYDTFNIGVATNTDRGLFVPIIKDADRKSLFDIAREITELSNRAKAGTLTNADMSGGSMTVTNVGGFATSGVWSTPIINAPEAAILGIGRFEDEFLPDKKGKPVLRPVCKLSFAFDHRLIDGVDAQKALNDLKEFLHNPDLLLAES, encoded by the coding sequence ATGTACCAATTCACCATGCCCGACATCGGCGAAGGCACCCACGAAACCGAAATCACCAAATGGTTCGTCGCCGAAGGCGACACCATCACCGAAGACTCCATCCTCGTCGAAGTCGAATCAGACAAAGTCGTCGCTGAACTGCCCTGCCCCGTCACCGGCACCATCACCAAACTCCACGTACCCCAAGGACAAAAAGCACTCGTCGGCAGCGTCATCGCCGACATCCTCACCAACGACAACACCCCCACCTCAGGAACCCCCACCCCCGCAACCACCCCAACCACAACCACGCCCCGACCACCGGCGAGTGCCACCACCAGCAGCGTAGACATACGCACCCTGGCAGTACCCGGAGTGCGCCGCTACGCCCGCTCCAAAGGCGTCGACCTGACCTGCATCACCGGAAGTGGAAACCACGGCAAAATCACCCGCGAAGACATCGACGCCTACCTAGCCAACGGTGCCTCCATACAACCAGCCACCCCGGCACCAACCACCAAAGAAAAAAGCACCCCAGCGGCAGAATCGACACCACTGCCCGCCACTGTCAGCAGCGGGCAACGCCGCGAAAAAATGTCCGCAATCCGCAAAGCCGCAGCCCGCGCACTCACCGAAGTAGTGACCACAGTGCCGGTAGTCACCATCCTCGACCGAGTCGAAGTATCCGCACTCGTGGCCCACCGCAACCGGCTCAAAGACACCGCAGCCACCCGCAAAGCAAAACTCACCTACACGCCCTACATCGTTAAAGCATGCGTGGCCATGCTCAAGAAAAACCCCCTCATGAACGGCCGCGTCGACATGGCAGCTGGCGAATTCATCTACTACGACACCTTCAACATCGGTGTCGCCACCAACACCGACCGTGGCCTATTCGTTCCCATCATCAAAGACGCAGACCGAAAATCCCTCTTCGACATCGCCCGAGAAATCACCGAACTCAGCAACCGCGCTAAAGCAGGCACCCTCACCAACGCCGACATGAGTGGCGGATCCATGACAGTCACCAACGTCGGTGGTTTCGCCACCAGCGGCGTGTGGTCCACCCCCATCATCAACGCCCCCGAAGCCGCCATCCTCGGCATCGGCCGCTTCGAGGACGAATTTCTCCCCGACAAAAAAGGCAAACCCGTTCTGCGCCCCGTGTGCAAACTGTCCTTCGCCTTCGATCACCGCCTCATCGACGGGGTCGACGCCCAAAAGGCACTCAATGACCTCAAAGAATTCCTACACAACCCAGACCTCCTCCTCGCCGAAAGCTGA
- a CDS encoding alpha-ketoacid dehydrogenase subunit beta: MAELTLAQAITAALDLKLAQDPTTLIFGEDVGHNGGVFRITDGLQATYGQDRVFNTPLAESGIMGLALGLANEGWRPLPELQFGGFVFEAMDAIAGQIARFRYRYGGTRSMPMAIRAPFGGGVHTPELHSDNIEGLLSHIPGLRVVIPATAYDAKGLMISAIEDNDPVFFLEHLRMYRTVKGEVPDGHYTVPLDKANIVREGTDISIIAYGLMVHEALNAATTLANEGINAEVIDLRTVSPIDMHTVLESVEKTHRAIACQEAQRQSGITGQLISEITERAFMTLDAPVGRVTAPDTTFPFGMAESIWMPNAADIVETARKTVQF; encoded by the coding sequence ATGGCTGAACTGACCCTCGCCCAAGCCATCACCGCCGCCCTAGACCTCAAACTCGCCCAAGACCCCACCACCCTCATCTTCGGCGAAGACGTCGGCCACAACGGCGGCGTTTTCCGCATCACCGACGGCCTCCAAGCCACCTACGGCCAAGACCGCGTATTCAACACCCCCCTCGCCGAATCTGGAATCATGGGCCTGGCCCTCGGCCTCGCCAACGAAGGCTGGCGCCCCCTACCCGAACTCCAATTCGGCGGATTCGTCTTCGAAGCCATGGACGCCATCGCCGGACAAATCGCCCGATTCCGCTACCGCTACGGCGGCACCCGCTCCATGCCCATGGCCATCCGAGCCCCCTTCGGCGGCGGAGTACACACCCCCGAACTGCACTCAGACAACATCGAAGGACTCCTGTCCCACATCCCCGGCCTACGCGTCGTCATCCCCGCCACCGCCTACGACGCCAAAGGCCTCATGATCTCCGCCATCGAAGACAACGACCCCGTCTTTTTCCTCGAACACCTCCGCATGTACCGCACCGTCAAAGGCGAAGTCCCCGACGGCCACTACACCGTCCCCCTAGACAAAGCCAACATCGTGCGTGAAGGCACCGACATCAGCATCATCGCCTACGGCCTCATGGTCCACGAAGCCCTCAACGCAGCAACCACCCTCGCCAACGAAGGCATCAACGCCGAAGTGATCGACCTACGCACCGTCTCCCCCATCGACATGCACACCGTCCTGGAATCAGTAGAAAAAACCCACCGCGCCATCGCCTGCCAAGAAGCACAACGCCAAAGCGGCATCACCGGACAACTCATCAGCGAAATCACCGAACGCGCCTTCATGACACTCGACGCGCCCGTTGGCCGAGTCACCGCCCCCGACACCACCTTCCCCTTCGGCATGGCCGAATCCATCTGGATGCCCAACGCCGCCGACATCGTCGAAACGGCCCGCAAAACCGTCCAGTTCTGA
- the pdhA gene encoding pyruvate dehydrogenase (acetyl-transferring) E1 component subunit alpha, whose product MTTTHSLTNIDLAHLVTTYAEDFPIIQVLDETGTIVDPQAAQKIDDNTLVQLMKDLQWAKTFDVRITMLNRQGTLANYAPGGGQEASQFATLAALDKGDFLVPTYRDIAPLIKHGLPMWKAFLWWRGHVEGNTYKPEFQAWTPQVIVGGSIPHAAGVALGKKKKGDNHVVMAYCGDGATSQGDFYEGLNFAGIYKAPLIVVVQNNQWAISTPLTQQTAAATIAQKGVAAGIPSLRIDGNDPIALYLAVKQAREYALAGNGPVLIEALTYRTGAHTMSDDPKRYREDDEVDMWISRSAVTRLATHLTSKNLWNEDMAHHIDEQVKAEVKQAITDMGKIPAQKVSTFLTNMYENPPQNITEQIAVYQAKENN is encoded by the coding sequence ATGACAACCACCCACTCCCTGACCAACATCGACTTGGCCCACCTGGTCACCACCTACGCCGAAGACTTCCCCATCATCCAAGTGCTCGACGAAACCGGCACCATCGTCGACCCCCAAGCCGCGCAAAAAATCGACGACAACACCCTCGTGCAGCTCATGAAAGACCTGCAATGGGCCAAAACATTCGACGTGCGCATCACCATGCTCAACCGGCAAGGAACCCTAGCCAACTACGCCCCCGGCGGCGGCCAAGAAGCCAGCCAATTCGCCACACTCGCCGCCCTCGACAAAGGCGACTTCCTCGTCCCCACCTACCGAGACATCGCCCCCCTCATCAAACACGGCCTGCCCATGTGGAAAGCATTCCTCTGGTGGCGCGGACACGTCGAAGGCAACACCTACAAACCCGAATTCCAAGCCTGGACACCTCAAGTCATCGTCGGCGGATCCATCCCCCACGCCGCCGGAGTAGCCCTAGGAAAAAAGAAAAAAGGCGACAACCACGTTGTCATGGCCTACTGCGGTGACGGAGCCACCTCCCAAGGCGACTTCTACGAAGGACTCAACTTCGCCGGCATCTACAAAGCACCACTGATCGTCGTGGTCCAAAACAACCAATGGGCCATCTCCACCCCCCTGACCCAACAAACCGCCGCCGCCACCATCGCCCAAAAAGGCGTCGCCGCAGGCATCCCCTCCCTACGCATCGACGGCAACGACCCCATCGCCCTCTACCTAGCCGTCAAACAAGCCCGCGAATACGCACTAGCAGGAAACGGGCCCGTCCTCATCGAAGCCCTCACCTACCGCACCGGCGCCCACACCATGTCCGATGACCCCAAACGCTACCGCGAAGACGACGAAGTCGACATGTGGATCTCCCGCAGCGCCGTCACCCGCCTAGCCACCCATCTCACCAGCAAAAACCTCTGGAACGAGGACATGGCCCACCACATCGACGAACAAGTCAAAGCCGAAGTCAAACAAGCCATCACCGACATGGGAAAAATCCCCGCCCAAAAAGTCAGCACCTTCCTGACCAACATGTACGAAAACCCACCCCAGAACATCACCGAACAAATCGCGGTCTACCAAGCCAAGGAGAACAACTGA
- the pgi gene encoding glucose-6-phosphate isomerase — protein MTTPVDATATTAWAELTTLKETTTPDLRAWFAHDPNRAKRFTFHAADLHVDLSKNIITDEILTALIHLAEQVNLTERRDAMFAGEHINITEDRAVLHTALRAPATTSLTVDGQNVTADVHDTLERVYAFADKVRSGDWKGVTGKRIETVINIGIGGSDLGPVMAYEALLPYTQKGLTCRFISNIDPTDGAEKLHDLDPETTLIIVASKTFTTLETLTNARLAKTWLLDTLTTNGAIDGSENSRSEAVAKHFVAVSTALDKVSAFGIDPNNAFGFWDWVGGRYSVDSAVGTALAIALGPDNFRDFLAGFHAIDEHFRTTPLASNVPALMGLLNIWYRNFLGASTHAVLPYAQYLHRFPAYLQQLTMESNGKSVRWDGTPVTTETGEVFWGEPGTNGQHAFYQLIHQGTQLIPADFIAVATPAHPLKDSTAAGADVHELFLANFFAQTKALAFGKTADEVRAEGTAENIVPARVFTGNKPTTSIMAPALTPSVLGQLIALYEHITFTQGIVWGIDSFDQWGVELGKQLATQITPAVGGDAQALADQDSSTKSLIEYYQAHRSN, from the coding sequence ATGACCACCCCCGTTGACGCAACCGCAACCACAGCCTGGGCCGAGCTGACCACGCTCAAGGAAACAACAACCCCCGACCTACGCGCCTGGTTCGCACACGACCCCAACCGCGCCAAACGCTTCACCTTCCACGCCGCCGACCTACACGTCGACCTATCCAAAAACATCATCACCGACGAAATCCTCACCGCCCTGATCCACCTCGCCGAACAGGTCAACCTCACCGAACGACGCGACGCCATGTTCGCAGGCGAACACATCAACATCACCGAAGACAGAGCAGTCCTACACACCGCCCTACGCGCCCCCGCCACCACCAGCCTCACCGTGGATGGCCAAAACGTCACCGCCGATGTCCATGACACCCTCGAACGCGTCTACGCATTCGCCGACAAAGTCCGTTCCGGTGATTGGAAAGGCGTCACCGGCAAACGCATCGAAACAGTCATCAACATCGGCATCGGAGGCTCTGACCTCGGCCCCGTCATGGCCTACGAAGCCCTCCTGCCCTATACCCAAAAAGGCCTCACCTGCCGCTTCATCTCCAACATTGACCCCACCGACGGCGCCGAAAAACTCCACGACCTCGACCCCGAAACCACCCTCATCATCGTCGCCTCAAAAACATTCACCACCCTCGAAACCCTCACCAACGCCCGCCTAGCCAAAACCTGGCTCCTTGACACCCTCACCACCAACGGCGCCATCGACGGCTCCGAGAACTCCCGCTCCGAAGCCGTCGCCAAACACTTCGTCGCCGTCTCCACCGCCCTGGACAAAGTCAGCGCCTTCGGGATCGACCCCAACAACGCCTTCGGATTCTGGGACTGGGTCGGCGGCCGCTACTCCGTCGACTCCGCAGTCGGCACCGCCCTAGCCATCGCCCTAGGGCCAGACAACTTCCGTGACTTCCTCGCCGGATTCCACGCCATCGACGAACACTTCCGCACCACCCCCCTAGCCAGCAACGTCCCAGCCCTCATGGGACTGCTGAACATCTGGTACCGCAACTTCCTCGGCGCCAGCACTCACGCCGTCCTTCCCTACGCCCAATACCTCCACCGATTCCCCGCATACCTGCAACAACTCACCATGGAATCCAACGGAAAATCTGTGCGCTGGGATGGCACCCCCGTCACCACCGAAACCGGCGAAGTGTTCTGGGGCGAACCCGGCACCAACGGACAACACGCCTTCTACCAACTCATCCACCAAGGCACCCAACTCATCCCCGCCGACTTCATCGCCGTCGCCACCCCCGCACACCCCCTCAAAGACAGCACCGCTGCAGGCGCAGACGTCCACGAACTCTTCCTCGCCAACTTCTTCGCCCAAACCAAAGCCCTCGCCTTCGGTAAAACCGCCGACGAAGTCCGCGCCGAAGGAACCGCCGAAAACATCGTCCCGGCACGCGTATTCACCGGGAACAAACCCACCACCTCCATCATGGCCCCCGCCCTGACCCCCAGCGTCCTAGGCCAACTCATCGCACTCTACGAACACATCACCTTCACCCAAGGAATCGTCTGGGGCATCGACTCCTTCGACCAATGGGGAGTAGAACTCGGCAAACAACTCGCCACCCAAATCACCCCCGCCGTCGGCGGCGATGCCCAAGCCCTCGCCGACCAAGACTCCTCCACCAAATCCCTCATCGAGTACTACCAAGCCCACCGCAGCAACTAA